One Kwoniella dejecticola CBS 10117 chromosome 10, complete sequence DNA window includes the following coding sequences:
- a CDS encoding ribulose-phosphate 3-epimerase, which yields MSKCIISPSVLASDLSKLSSECQRMIDNGCDWLHMDVMDGNFVPNITMGAPILTWVHKNVPDIFMDCHMMVADPAKWVPEVAQAGGKSYTFHYEATSDPEGVIAKIKEHKMLVGLAISPQTPSSVITDSLGNSVDMLLVMTVQPGYGGQKFKPECLEKVKELRARFPGKNIQVDGGVGSGNACQCARAGSNVIVAGTAIFGADDPKQTILDIRNSVNGVIAEQKQ from the exons ATGTCCAAGTGTATCATCTCACCTTCGGTCCTCGCT AGTGATCTTTCGAAGTTGTCTAGCGAATGTCAACGAATGATCGACAATGGCTGCGACTGGCTTCATATGG ACGTTATGGACGGTAACTTCGTACCCAACATAACGATGGGTGCGCCAATCCTCACTTGGGTCCACAAGAACGTACCGGACATCTTCATGGACTGCCATATGATGGTTGCCGATCCTGCCAAATGGGTCCCTGAAGTAGCTCAAGCGGGAGGAAAGAGTTATACGTTCCACTACGAAGCTACTT CCGACCCAGAGGGAGTCATCGCTAAAATCAAAGAACACAAGATGCTCGTCGGACTCGCCATCTCCCCTCAAACACCTTCGAGCGTAATAACCGACTCTCTAGGTAACTCCGTCGACATGTTATTAGTCATGACTGTCCAACCGGGATATGGCGGGCAGAAGTTCAAGCCTGAATGTctcgagaaggtcaaagagcTCCGAGCTAGATTCCCAGGAAAGAATATCCaggttgatggtggagtAGGAAGTGGCAATGCTTGTCAATGTGCTAGAGCTG GCTCAAACGTCATCGTAGCCGGAACAGCTATTTTCGGAGCCGATGATCCCAAACAAACCATTCTCGATATCAGGAATAGCGTCAACGGGGTAATAGCTGAGCAGAAGCAATAG
- a CDS encoding acetyl-CoA carboxylase, biotin carboxylase subunit: MRAISRSSRPIASRLPRGSSFAPPLLTQARTTPLPVRRRVYTRTLATASGSITSSHTSQTASLLDTESDTSVKPHFRKILIANRGEIACRIIRSARKLGVKTVAVYSEADKDCIHVKMADEAYCIGPAPSTESYLNIDKILAVAKATGAQAIHPGYGFLSESSVFAERIKDAGLIFIGPPTSAIKSMGSKRESKEIMTAAGVPCVPGYHGSDQSLSALLKGAEQTGYPLLIKPTHGGGGKGMRIVRDPKAFQDELESAKREAIKSFSNDEVLLERWLEKPRHVEVQVFADTLGGCVALWERDCSVQRRHQKIIEEAPAPGLSAELKKDLAEKAVAAAKAVDYVGAGTVEFIMDAETGEYFFMEMNTRLQVEHPVTEMVTGVDLVEWQLSIAAGNPLPLTQDQIPCMGHAFEARIYAERPESNFLPDAGKLLHTKAPVNVPHRLETGFWEGDEISSYYDPMISKLIVHGPDRSSALSLLRTGLDEYQVVGPSTNIEFLKQVAGHEVFAAGPVETSFVPTYQADLFPPRQIPDEILAQAALYLTLRSENAHKALGTGPWSQLVNRRFGDISKRSYKIDDHTVEIYPRESGSGSGSGYAVKINENEQEISIGHTELSQDGIEIISTINDNHLKSTIVPVHSKQEEKLHIFNNSSHYILSHQPSILEDPSASSSSSTQSASGGGMVSPMPATVIDIRVSPGEKVVENQVLVVLESMKMEISIRANKDGVVKDIRVTKGKVVEEGEVLVDLE, encoded by the exons ATGCGAGCGATATCCCGATCTTCTCGTCCAATTGCCTCCCGCTTACCCCGCGGCAGCTCGTTcgctcctcctcttctaaCGCAAGCGCGGACCACTCCCCTGCCTGTCAGACGACGGGTATACACAAGGACTCTAGCAACCGCATCTGGTTCTATCACTTCCTCCCACACATCTCAGACCGCTTCACTACTGGATACTGAGAGCGATACTAGCGTTAAGCCTCACTTCAGGAAGATTCTCATCGCTAatcg AGGGGAGATAGCATGTCGTATCATTCGGAGTGCTCGTAAGCTAGGAGTGAAGACTGTCGCGGTATACAGTGAAGCGGATAAAGATTGCATACACGTCAAGATG GCGGACGAGGCGTATTGTATAGGTCCCGCACCAAGTACAGAAAGCTAC CTCAATATAGATAAGATACTAGCTGTAGCCAAAGCCACAGGAGCACAG GCGATCCATCCAGGATACGGCTTCTTGTCTGAAAGTTCAGTCTTCGCCGAACGCATTAAAGATGCCGGTTTGATCTTTATCGGTCCGCCGACAAGCGCGATAAAGAGTATGGGATCCAAGAGGGAAAGTAAGGAGATCATGACTG CTGCTGGTGTTCCTTGTGTACC GGGATATCACGGATCAGACCAATCCCTCTCAGCTCTTTTGAAAGGAGCCGAACAGACTGGTTATCCTTTATTGATCAAACCCACTCACGGTGGCGGTGGAAAGGGTATGCGGATAGTCAGGGATCCTAAGGCGTTTCAAGACGAACTTGAATCAGCTAAAAGAGAAGCTATCAAATCGTTCTCAAATGATGAAGTTTTGCTGGAAAGGTGGTTAGAAAAGCCTAGACATGTCGAAGTGCAGGTGTTCGCTGATACCCTCGGAGGGTGTGTGGCCCTTTGGGAGCGGGATTGTTCGGTGCAAAGGAGACATcaaa agatcatcgaagaggCTCCTGCGCCTGGATTAAGTGcggagctgaagaaggatttggCGGAGAAAGCGGTGGCTGCTGCCAAGGCTGTTGACTA CGTTGGAGCCGGTACTGTTGAGTTCATCATGGACGCTGAGACGGGAGAGTACTTCTTCATGGAgat GAATACGCGTCTTCAGGTCGA ACACCCAGTCACGGAGATGGTGACCGGCGTAGATCTCGTAGAATGGCAACTATCC ATCGCTGCAGGAAACCCCTTGCCGTTGACGCAAGATCAGATCCCTTGTATGGGACATGCATTCGAAGCTCGTATCTACGCGGAACGACCTGAATC GAATTTCTTGCCGGACGCGGGGAAGCTTCTACATACAAAGGCACCGGTCAATGTACCGCATCGCCTTGAAACCGGATTCtgggaaggagatgagatcagctcgTATTACGATccgatg atatcgaaaCTCATCGTGCATGGACCGGATCGATCATCTGCCCTATCCCTCCTGCGCACAGGTCTTGACGAATATCAAGTAGTAGGCCCATCGACCAATATAGAATTCTTGAAACAGGTTGCAGGACATGAGGTGTTCGCTGCTGGACCTGTCGAGACCAGCTTCGTACCG ACATATCAAGCCGATCTGTTTCCCCCTCGACAGATCCCTGATGAGATTTTAGCTCAAGCAGCTCTATACCTTACTCTGCGAAGCGAGAATGCGCATAAAGCACTAGGTACGGGACCGTGGTCTCAGCTCGTCAATCGCAGATTCGGCGATATCAGTAAGAGGTCCTACAAGATCGACGATCACACCGTGGAGATCTACCCTAGGGAATCAGGATCCGGCTCGGGCTCGGGCTATGcagtcaagatcaacgagaacGAGCAAGAGATCAGTATTGGGCACACTGAATTATCTCAAGACGGTATAGAAATTATCAGTACGATCAACGACAATCATCTGAAATCAACTATCGTACCGGTACATAGCAAGCAGGAGGAGAAATTACACATTTTCAACAATTCATCTCATTATATCTTATCTCATCAACCTTCTATCCTTGAAGATCCGTCCGCGTCCTCTTCGAGCTCTACTCAATCTGCTAGTGGCGGAGGAATGGTATCTCCGATGCCTGCTACGGTTATTGATATTCGGGTTTCTCCCGGAGAGAAGGTGGTGGAGAATCAAGTGCTGGTAGTGCTGGAAagtatgaagatggagattTCGATCAGGGCGAACAAAGATGGAGTGGTCAAGGATATTAGGGTTacgaaaggcaaagtcgttgaagaaggtgaagtgTTGGTTGATTTGGAATAG
- a CDS encoding pre-mRNA-splicing ATP-dependent RNA helicase PRP28 translates to MAGPLSVDEILAKQKAEKEAASKPKFLSKADRAKIALEKRQAEVQSQQSREDAERKQRIDLERAAEEERRRADATRYGAQNGDSRGSYDRYGRQDYSRQDQRYPNGNSIGNGHGHGTGYGYGSRPNAPTGPRGNAPPSGPRGMRDSPLPYNGNGNGTGPSTPTHGASSSTPQPNSPGDVALPTDNELTALRARYLGQKIDGKKPRLRKANDKKVVFDWNENDDTTIVERGTWSSDIKQKGPGGAMFGGRLAGFDEGTNRRGKEPTIDNHADALERRRAGKGSNDDRHWSEKPLDEMKDRDWRIFREDFAIAARGGSIPVPLRSWKESTIPFNILDIIGEIGYQEPSPIQRQAIPIGMQNRDLIGIAKTGSGKTAAFVIPMLDYIGHLPPFNDENRHKGPYALIMAPTRELAQQIEGETLKFAKPLGYNCVSIVGGRSVEEQQFNLRNGAEIIIATPGRLKDMIDKSMLVMSQCRYVVMDEADRMVDLGFELDLNFILDAMPATFIKPSDDAEINQALKSGEWQGWRVTTLFSATMPPAVERLARKYLRKPATVTIGNAGEAVDTVEQRVEFVHGGEEKKKSRLIEILRTIGLPPPMIVFVNQKKTADMVVRYVQQAGLSGTTLHSGKSQEQREASLQALRDGQVAVLVATDLAGRGIDVPDVSLVINWQMSDTIEKYVHRIGRTGRAGKNGLAITFLSNDDDEVMYDLRVEVEKSKMSKMNPELARHEAAKTKVTREMKRKRDDDE, encoded by the exons ATGGCAGGCCCGTTATCAGTAGATGAGATACTAGCCAAACAAAAAGCAGAAAAGGAAGCCGCTTCCAAG CCAAAGTTCCTGTCGAAAGCGGATCGAGCGAAGATAGCTTTGGAGAAGCGGCAGGCAGAGGTGCAATCCCAGCAAAGTCGAGAGGATGCCGAGCGTAAACAACGTATAGACTTGGAGCGGGCggctgaggaggagaggcGGAGGGCAGACGCTACTAGGTATGGTGCTCAAAATGGGGATAGTAGAGGATCAT ATGATCGGTATGGAAGACAAGATTACAGTCGACAAGATCAACGGTATCCCAATGGAAATAGTATTGGTAACGGTCACGGTCACGGTActggatatggatatggcTCAAGACCTAATGCACCTACTGGACCAAGGGGAAATGCCCCGCCTTCCGGACCTAGAGGGATGCGAGACTCGCCTTTACCGTataatggtaatggtaatgggACTGGACCTTCGACGCCAACGCACGGAGCTAGTTCCTCTACGCCTCAGCCGAATTCGCCAGGAGATGTAGCTCTACCCACTGATAACGAGCTCACCGCCCTCCGAGCGCGGTATCTGGGTCAGAAGATTGACGGAAAGAAACCTCGTCTAAGGAAAGCGAACGATAAAAAAGTGGTGTTTGACtggaatgagaatgatgataCGACGATAGTCGAACGGGGTACTTGGTCGAGTGACATCAAGCAGAAGGGACCTGGCGGAGCGATGTTTGGCGGCCGATTAGCTGGGTTCGATGAAGGTACCAATAGGCGAGGTAAAGAACCCACCATAGACAA TCACGCCGACGCTTTGGAACGACGCCGAGCAGGAAAAGGATCGAACGATGACCGGCATTGGTCTGAGAAACCGttggacgagatgaaggatcGAGATTGGCGTATCTTCAGAGAAGATTTCGCTATTGCTGCTCGGGGAGGTAGTATACCTGTCCCTCTCCGGTCGTGGAAGGAATCAACTATACCGTTTAATATCCTGGATATCATCGGGGAGATCGGCTATCAAGAGCCCTCGCCTATCCAACGGCAGGCTATCCCGATTGGAATGCAGAACCGGGACCTGATCGGTATCGCTAAGACCG GTTCGGGTAAGACGGCTGCGTTCGTGATTCCAATGCTCGACTACATTGGCCACCTGCCGCCCTTCAACGACGAAAATCGACACAAGGGTCCGTATGCCTTGATCATGGCCCCCACTCGAGAATTAGCACAACAAATCGAGGGGGAAACCCTCAAATTCGCAAAACCCTTAGGATACAATTGTGTCTCCATTGTCGGTGGTCGATCAGTCGAAGAGCAACAATTCAACCTGCGAAACGGAGCTGAGATTATCATCGCTACACCTGGTCGATTAAAAGATATGATCGACAAATCGATGCTGGTCATGTCGCAATGTCGATACGTGGTCATGGATGAAGCGGATCGAATGGTTGATCTAGGTTTCGAGTTGGATCTCAACTTCATTTTAGATGCCATGCCTGCGACCTTCATCAAACCTTCCGATGACGCCGAAATTAACCAAGCGCTCAAATCAGGTGAATGGCAAGGGTGGAGAGTGACCACCTTGTTCTCAGCGACCATGCCTCCCGCAGTAGAACGCCTGGCGAGGAAGTATCTTAGGAAGCCAGCAACCGTGACGATCGGTAATGCGGGTGAAGCTGTCGACACCGTCGAGCAGCGTGTAGAGTTCGTTCAcggtggagaagagaagaagaagtccagattgatcgagatATTGAGGACGATAGGTTTACCACCACCGATGATTGTCTTTGTCaatcagaagaagacggcAGACATGGTAGTGAGATACGTCCAACAAGCGGGATTATCAGGAACGACTCTACATTCTGGTAAATCGCAAGAACAAAGAGAAGCCTCACTTCAAGCTTTACGCGATGGCCAAGTCGCTGTGTTGGTGGCTACGGATCTGGCGGGTCGAGGTATCGATGTACCGGATGTGTCGCTGGTAATCAACTGGCAAATGTCCGACACGATCGAGAAATACGTTCATAGAATCGGACGAACGGGACGAGCGGGTAAAAATGGTTTGGCGATTACTTTCTTGtcgaacgatgatgatgaggtcatGTATGACCTGAGGGTAGAGGTGGAGAAATCGAAAATGTCGAAAATGAATCCTGAGTTGGCGAGGCATGAGGCGGCTAAGACCAAGGtgacgagggagatgaag CGCaagagagacgatgatgagtag
- a CDS encoding mitochondrial 37S ribosomal protein uS15m, protein MSLALPTIRSSFTATANCAIAGPSRLGLRSFSSSSPALVSKRKLIAKRRKAANLELQASKIQKPEFIDPVLGRVQYKNQAQAQSGNSTSNKNEWKDSKLSKILLNYDEIAYSPPPNYAAGETPKHFLPGISPSDQEILFGTLPHVSTELKISNSHSHSSNGGSPAGVGGGVGVAGNQVEEEQSKQSEMLMRILDLRNASKDAVKILNRQRVIDEFGKGVDTGSSSVQAALLTTKIHNLLSHTSQNPKDTANKRSLRLLVQQRARHLKYFKRTNSAESYDGLLSQLGLERGAVEGELRFSF, encoded by the exons ATGTCTCTCGCCCTACCCACTATACGCTCCTCCTTCACCGCCACTGCCAACTGCGCCATCGCAGGCCCCTCTCGACTCGGTCTACGctcattctcctcctcttctcctgctctCGTGTCCAAGCGCAAACTCATCGCTAAACGGCGCAAAGCCGCCAATCTGGAATTACAAGCttccaaaatccaaaaacCAGAATTCATCGATCCCGTCCTTGGTAGAGTCCAATACAAAaaccaagctcaagctcaatctggCAATAGCACCAGTAACAAGAACGAATGGAAAGATTCGAAATTATCAAAGATCTTATTGAACTACGACGAGATAGCTTATTCCCCTCCTCCGAATTACGCAGCTGGCGAAACTCCGAAACACTTCTTACCTGGTATATCCCCTTCTGACCAAGAGATATTGTTCGGCACTTTGCCCCATGTTTCAACGGAGCTCAAAATCTCCAattcacactcacactcttCAAATGGAGGTAGTCCAGCAGGCGTAGGAGGAGGGGTAGGGGTAGCGGGAAAtcaagtcgaggaagaacaaTCTAAACAGTCGGAAATGTTGATGCGTATCCTAGATCTGAGGAATGCGAGTAAAGACGCTGTAAAGATTCTGAATCGACAGAGGGTGATTGATGAGTTTGGCAAGGGGGTAGATACGGGTAGTTCAAgtgtacaag CCGCTCTACTCACGACGAAAATCCATAATCTCCTCTCGCACACTTCTCAGAACCCCAAAGACACAGCGAACAAGCGATCCCTGCGCTTACTCGTGCAACAACGAGCTAGGCACTTAAAATATTTCAAACGGACCAATTCTGCTGAATCGTACGATGGGCTTCTCAGTCAATTGGGCTTGGAACGAGGGGCAGTAGAAGGCGAATTGAGATTCAGCTTTTAG